A region of Longimicrobium sp. DNA encodes the following proteins:
- a CDS encoding MBL fold metallo-hydrolase — protein sequence MPAHPAAPDVWRITTPLSFVPFQVHAYLVRLQADRWMLVDGGIGTDEAWEALEGGVREAAGGWNGVCLHLITHMHRDHVGLAARALQAAPAPVAMGALDAERMAFAAAHPEDEAAYRASLLRRAGAPAEMVRAVEAAISGSEALAPPVAADVLLRGEDGDLPGAPGWRWVWTPGHTAGHVSLHRPADGVLIAGDAVLPRITPTLGVNRQRADPVGDYVAALERLEALAPVLILGGHGAPTGPQRIGELRDAAEAETEAVDACLDGGPMSTWEVVKWRYPGRDLAPSTRMLALRETRAHLDRLAAAGRAVVHPSPDGAEIFSRPS from the coding sequence TTGCCCGCACACCCCGCAGCGCCGGATGTCTGGCGCATCACGACGCCGCTTTCGTTCGTGCCGTTCCAGGTGCACGCGTACCTGGTGCGCCTACAGGCGGACAGGTGGATGCTCGTGGATGGCGGAATCGGGACGGACGAGGCGTGGGAGGCGCTGGAGGGCGGCGTGAGGGAGGCGGCGGGGGGGTGGAACGGCGTATGCCTGCACCTCATCACGCACATGCACCGGGATCACGTGGGGCTCGCCGCCCGCGCGCTCCAGGCGGCGCCCGCGCCGGTGGCGATGGGGGCGCTGGACGCGGAGCGGATGGCCTTCGCCGCCGCCCACCCGGAGGACGAGGCCGCGTACCGCGCCAGCCTCCTGCGCCGCGCCGGGGCTCCCGCCGAGATGGTGCGCGCCGTGGAGGCCGCCATCTCCGGCTCCGAGGCGCTCGCCCCGCCCGTCGCGGCCGACGTGCTCCTTCGCGGCGAGGACGGCGACCTGCCCGGCGCGCCGGGGTGGCGGTGGGTGTGGACGCCGGGGCACACGGCGGGGCACGTCTCGCTCCACCGCCCGGCGGACGGGGTGCTGATCGCGGGCGACGCCGTCCTCCCCCGCATCACCCCCACACTGGGAGTGAACCGCCAGCGCGCGGACCCGGTGGGTGACTACGTGGCGGCACTGGAGCGGCTGGAGGCGCTCGCGCCCGTCCTGATCCTGGGGGGGCACGGCGCGCCGACGGGCCCGCAGCGGATCGGCGAGCTGCGCGACGCCGCCGAGGCCGAGACCGAAGCGGTGGACGCGTGTCTGGACGGAGGGCCGATGAGCACCTGGGAGGTGGTGAAGTGGCGCTACCCGGGACGCGATCTCGCCCCCTCCACGCGGATGCTGGCGCTCCGCGAGACGCGCGCCCACCTGGACCGGCTGGCCGCCGCGGGACGCGCCGTCGTACACCCGTCGCCGGACGGGGCGGAGATCTTCTCCCGCCCCTCGTAG